In one window of Tenrec ecaudatus isolate mTenEca1 chromosome 3, mTenEca1.hap1, whole genome shotgun sequence DNA:
- the LOC142443619 gene encoding albumin-like, whose amino-acid sequence MKWVTFISLLFLFSSASSRGLFRRDAHKSEIAHRYKDLGEEFFKGLLLITFSQYLQKCPYEEHVKLVTEVTDFAKTCVADESAENCGKSRHTLFGDKLCTIASLRDTYGELADCCEKQEPERNDCFLKHKDENPPLPPIERPTADVLCTAFHDDEHRFFGKYLYEVARRFPFFYAPELLYFTKQYKDALTECCPGADKTACLTPKLDALKENVLTSSAKQRLRCASIEKFGTRAFKAWGVARLSQRFPKADFPEISKLVTGLAKIHTECCHGDLLECADDRADLAKYTCDHQESISSKLKACCDKPVLEKSHCIAELENDDIPDDLTPMAADFVEDKEVCKNYDEAKDIFLGTFLYEYSRRHPDYATMLLMRIAKFYEAKLGKCCATADPHTCYGNVLEEVKPLIDEPQKLFKENCEAFSRFGVDAFHNQLLVRYTRKVPQVSTPTLVEFSRSLAWVGTKCCPLVEAQRMSCVEDYLAVVLNQLCVQHEKTPVSERVTKCCSDSLVDRRPCFSALDPDETYVLKEFSPETFTFHAELCTLPDDQIQIRKQFVLVELAKHKPTATEEQLKAVSGDFVLMIEKCCLAEDKEACFGEEGPKLVKEAQAALA is encoded by the exons ATGAAGTGGGTAACCTTTatttcccttctctttctcttcagcTCTGCTTCTTCCAGGGGCTTGTTTCGGCGAGATGCAC ACAAGAGTGAGATCGCTCATCGTTACAAGGATTTGGGAGAAGAGTTTTTCAAAGGCCT ATTGCTGATTACCTTTTCTCAGTACCTCCAGAAGTGCCCATATGAAGAACATGTGAAATTAGTAACCGAAGTAACTGACTTTGCAAAAACATGTGTTGCTGATGAGTCAGCTGAAAACTGTGGCAAGTCACGT CATACTCTTTTTGGAGATAAATTGTGTACAATTGCATCTCTCCGTGACACGTACGGTGAATTGGCTGACTGTTGTGAGAAACAAGAACCTGAGCGAAATGACTGTTTCTTGAAACACAAAGATGAGAACCCACCTCTCCCTCCAATCGAGCGGCCCACTGCTGATGTTCTGTGCACTGCCTTTCACGATGATGAGCACAGGTTTTTTGGAAA ATACTTATATGAAGTTGCCAGAAGATTTCCTTTCTTCTATGCCCCagagctcctctactttaccaagcagtacAAAGACGCCCTGACCGAATGCTGCCCAGGTGCCGATAAAACCGCCTGCCTGACACCAAAG CTTGATGCTCTGAAAGAAAATGTACTGACTTCTTCTGCCAAACAGAGACTGAGGTGCGCCAGCATTGAAAAATTCGGAACCCGGGCTTTCAAAGCATG GGGTGTAGCTCGCCTAAGCCAGAGGTTTCCGAAGGCTGACTTTCCAGAGATTTCTAAACTAGTGACAGGTCTTGCCAAGATCCACACGGAATGCTGCCATGGAGACCTGCTGGAGTGTGCTGATGACAGG GCGGATCTGGCCAAGTACACATGTGACCATCAGGAAAGCATCTCCAGTAAGCTAAAGGCCTGCTGTGATAAGCCTGTGCTTGAGAAATCCCATTGCATCGCCGAGCTCGAGAATGATGATATTCCTGACGACCTCACCCCAATGGCTGCTGATTTCGTGGAGGACAAGGAGGTGTGCAAAAACTATGACGAGGCCAAGGATATCTTCCTGGGCAC GTTTTTGTATGAATACTCAAGAAGGCATCCTGATTATGCTACGATGTTGCTAATGAGAATTGCCAAGTTCTACGAAGCCAAACTGGGGAAGTGCTGTGCCACGGCTGATCCTCACACGTGCTATGGCAATGTG TTGGAGGAAGTGAAACCTCTTATTGATGAGCCCCAGAAGTTATTCAAAGAAAACTGTGAAGCTTTTAGCAGATTTGGAGTGGATGCCTTCCATAATCA GCTCCTAGTTCGTTACACCAGGAAAGTGCCGCAAGTGTCAACCCCAACTCTCGTGGAGTTCTCAAGAAGCCTGGCATGGGTGGGCACCAAGTGCTGCCCACTTGTTGAAGCACAGAGAATGTCCTGTGTAGAGGATTAT CTGGCTGTGGTTCTGAACCAGCTTTGTGTGCAGCACGAGAAAACACCAGTGAGCGAAAGGGTCACCAAATGCTGCTCAGATTCCTTGGTGGACAGGCGGCCATGCTTCTCAGCTCTTGATCCTGATGAAACATATGTTCTCAAAGAATTCAGCCCTGAAACATTCACCTTCCACGCCGAATTGTGCACACTGCCAGATGATCAGATACAAATCAGGAAACAATT